One part of the Vicia villosa cultivar HV-30 ecotype Madison, WI linkage group LG6, Vvil1.0, whole genome shotgun sequence genome encodes these proteins:
- the LOC131612004 gene encoding vestitone reductase-like has product MAEGKGRVCVTGGTGFLGSWIIKSLLENGYSVNTTVRADPEKKRDLSFLTNLPGASEKLKIFIADLAEPESFNEAIEGCVAIFHTAASVDFEEKEPEEIVTKRSIEGALGILKACKNSKTVKRVVYTSSASAVYCQDKEKAKDVMDESYWSDIDILRNHKPFGWAYSVSKTQAEKSVLEYGEQNGLDIVTIIPTIIVGPFICPKLPTSVYGTLPYLFGNTDSSPISRFHMVHVDDVAQAHIFLLEHPNPKGRYNCSPFLATVEEVVDIVSSKHPEFQIPNSKLLEGPKGLELPHLTSKKLTDAGFEFKHSIEEMFEDAIQSCKEKGFF; this is encoded by the exons ATGGCAGAAGGAAAAGGAAGAGTTTGTGTAACAGGAGGTACAGGTTTTCTTGGTTCATGGATCATCAAGAGTCTCCTTGAAAATGGTTACTCTGTTAATACCACTGTTAGAGCTGATCCAGAGAAAAAGAGAGATCTCAGCTTTCTCACAAATCTCCCAGGAGCATCCGAGAAACTAAAAATTTTCATTGCTGATCTTGCCGAACCTGAAAGTTTCAACGAGGCAATCGAAGGGTGCGTTGCAATATTCCACACCGCCGCTTCGGTTGATTTTGAAGAGAAAGAACCAGAAGAAATAGTGACAAAAAGAAGCATTGAAGGAGCTTTAGGAATTCTAAAAGCATGCAAAAACTCTAAGACGGTGAAGAGAGTGGTTTACACTTCAAGTGCTTCTGCTGTTTACTGTCAAGacaaagaaaaagcaaaagatgTTATGGACGAAAGTTATTGGAGTGATATAGACATTCTTAGAAATCATAAACCATTTGGTTGGGCTTATTCGGTTTCTAAGACACAAGCTGAGAAATCTGTTCTTGAGTATGGAGAACAAAATGGGCTGGATATTGTGACTATTATACCAACTATTATTGTTGGACCCTTCATTTGCCCTAAGCTTCCTACCTCTGTTTATGGTACACTGCCTTACTTATTCGGTAATACCGACAGCAGTCCAATATCTCGTTTCCATATGGTGCATGTTGATGATGTTGCACAAGCACATATATTCTTACTTGAACATCCTAATCCAAAAGGGAGATACAATTGTTCACCATTTCTTGCAACTGTCGAGGAAGTAGTTGACATTGTTTCTTCAAAGCATCCTGAATTTCAAATTCCAAATTCAAA aTTGCTTGAGGGACCTAAAGGTCTTGAGCTTCCACATTTAACATCAAAAAAACTGACTGATGCTGGATTTGAATTCAAGCATAGTATTGAGGAAATGTTTGAGGATGCGATTCAAAGTTGCAAAGAAAAGGGGTTTTTTTGA